The Bacillus sp. Y1 genome has a window encoding:
- a CDS encoding alkaline phosphatase codes for MSKKLLITTLACILLLGSVGCTEMKAQQPHTESPRNVIMMVMDGTSSGAVALARWYKGRDLALDQILTGGVRTYSAESAITDSAAAATALATGNKTDEHYIGLLPSKITTPGKQDENPKHALMPVANVLEGAKQVGKATGIVATSEIQHATPAGFSTHVLSRKQQEDIAEQQVYQGIDVVLGGGSVHLTNRNDQENLQKVIKEKGYQWVDTRSELEKANGTKIWGSFAEESLAYDIDRPATKPSEPTLAEMTNKAIQTLSKDKDGFFLFVEGSKIDWAAHKNDIVGMISDVLAFDEAVKEAVAFAERDGNTMVIAVTDHGNSGISIGNRQTSRSYAHTPVESFIQPLKKAKRTVEGALQDLKKDRSNIKQVAKLYGLDDLSNNEVRMLTYSNHVGADLSALLAKKANLGFTTGGHTGEDVFLYAYGPSHPTGYLENTELPEIMAEFMGVNLEKLSQSLFINAKESFEKQGYVTKMVQKEQYNHVFTATKGEVSIEIPTNKNIITVNGKSHSLNGISIFNGRDFFVSEQVKEFLP; via the coding sequence ATGAGCAAGAAACTGTTAATCACAACCTTAGCGTGTATTTTATTACTTGGGAGTGTAGGTTGTACAGAGATGAAAGCCCAGCAGCCGCATACTGAGTCCCCGAGGAATGTAATTATGATGGTGATGGATGGAACAAGTTCGGGAGCGGTCGCATTAGCCCGTTGGTATAAAGGAAGAGATCTTGCGTTAGATCAAATTTTAACGGGAGGCGTGCGAACGTATTCCGCAGAGTCTGCGATCACAGACTCTGCCGCTGCGGCTACCGCTCTAGCGACTGGAAACAAAACAGATGAGCATTATATTGGGCTTCTTCCATCGAAAATTACGACACCAGGCAAGCAGGACGAGAACCCGAAGCATGCGCTCATGCCGGTAGCCAATGTCCTAGAAGGAGCAAAACAAGTAGGGAAAGCGACGGGTATTGTTGCTACCTCTGAAATTCAACACGCCACACCGGCTGGATTTTCCACACATGTTCTGAGCCGAAAGCAACAAGAAGATATTGCTGAACAACAGGTGTATCAAGGAATCGATGTCGTACTTGGTGGCGGAAGTGTCCATTTGACGAATCGGAACGACCAAGAAAATCTACAAAAGGTCATAAAAGAGAAAGGCTATCAATGGGTCGACACGAGAAGTGAATTAGAAAAGGCAAACGGTACAAAGATCTGGGGAAGCTTTGCGGAGGAGTCGCTTGCCTATGATATAGACCGTCCGGCAACCAAACCTTCCGAGCCCACTCTTGCCGAGATGACAAACAAGGCGATTCAAACCCTTTCAAAAGACAAAGATGGATTTTTCCTATTTGTTGAAGGAAGCAAAATTGATTGGGCTGCTCACAAAAATGATATTGTTGGCATGATTAGTGATGTGTTAGCCTTCGACGAGGCGGTAAAGGAAGCAGTTGCGTTTGCTGAAAGAGATGGAAATACGATGGTGATTGCCGTGACCGATCATGGAAATAGTGGAATCTCAATAGGTAATCGGCAAACGTCTAGATCGTATGCGCATACTCCTGTTGAAAGCTTCATTCAGCCATTGAAAAAAGCCAAGCGCACGGTAGAAGGTGCACTACAGGATCTAAAGAAGGATCGCTCCAATATCAAACAAGTGGCGAAGTTGTATGGTTTGGATGATTTATCAAACAACGAAGTAAGAATGCTGACATACTCCAATCATGTAGGCGCCGATCTATCAGCTTTGTTAGCGAAAAAAGCGAATCTTGGTTTTACAACAGGTGGACATACGGGAGAAGATGTATTTCTATACGCCTACGGTCCATCTCATCCTACAGGCTACCTGGAGAACACGGAGTTACCTGAGATAATGGCAGAGTTCATGGGGGTTAACTTAGAAAAGTTGAGCCAATCGTTGTTCATAAATGCAAAGGAATCATTTGAGAAGCAAGGCTACGTCACAAAAATGGTTCAAAAAGAACAATATAACCATGTGTTTACGGCTACCAAAGGAGAGGTATCCATTGAAATCCCTACTAATAAAAATATCATTACGGTTAACGGAAAGTCACATTCACTGAATGGGATATCGATTTTCAATGGAAGAGACTTTTTTGTAAGTGAACAAGTAAAAGAGTTTCTCCCTTAA
- a CDS encoding phage holin family protein has product MRWLIGILINAILFIALAGYFENSFYIEGFGAALAASFILAILNMLVRPILIILTLPITIVTLGAFLLVINALTLLLTDELVGSSFEIEGFWMAFFIALIMSIVNVILQKTVFREKKEND; this is encoded by the coding sequence ATGAGATGGCTTATAGGAATACTGATTAATGCGATTTTGTTTATCGCACTGGCAGGCTATTTTGAAAACTCCTTTTATATAGAAGGCTTTGGGGCGGCATTGGCCGCGAGTTTCATATTAGCGATCCTAAATATGCTGGTAAGGCCTATTTTAATCATATTAACTCTGCCGATCACGATTGTGACACTTGGCGCGTTCTTGCTAGTAATCAATGCATTGACGCTTCTGCTCACCGATGAATTGGTCGGTTCCTCCTTTGAAATCGAAGGATTCTGGATGGCCTTCTTCATCGCGCTCATCATGTCGATCGTAAATGTCATCCTTCAGAAGACTGTTTTTCGAGAAAAGAAGGAAAATGACTAA
- a CDS encoding DUF4097 family beta strand repeat-containing protein, with protein MKEERKRILQMVEEGKLKVDEALLLLEELEKSNTSMEEKQQKLYNELSTVVNFEEGKKSSGFSYQKAQSAKEKILEFVDVAFKKIKDFDLDWNFGQSVDVSHIYQQTHARVKDIDIDVANGSVTLIPWDQSDVRVECEAKVYRVESPEEAKSLFIKDVLFSVEGDKLRFGAQQKWMKVQAKVYVPSTDFDHIRIRMFNGPITSENLVVASFKAKTANGKVDVSNIKASKAELETANGQISVQQSQMEDFEAETINGAIRVDGTYKKLDLQSFNGNIECELAGDQSDVVVAKATTGSIKVKVPASWSLSGELKSNLGGFQVDVDDISVVENKSEVVQKMFSFKSTRPLDTFTTILADTKTGSISLKKVK; from the coding sequence ATGAAAGAAGAGAGAAAACGAATCTTACAGATGGTAGAGGAAGGAAAGCTTAAGGTAGATGAAGCGTTGCTACTATTAGAAGAGTTGGAGAAATCCAATACTTCCATGGAAGAAAAGCAACAAAAATTATACAATGAGCTTTCAACGGTTGTGAATTTTGAGGAAGGGAAAAAGTCATCAGGTTTCTCTTATCAAAAGGCTCAATCTGCTAAAGAAAAAATACTAGAGTTTGTTGATGTCGCGTTTAAAAAGATTAAAGATTTTGATCTTGATTGGAATTTTGGTCAATCAGTAGATGTTTCTCATATTTATCAACAAACCCACGCGAGAGTAAAGGATATAGATATTGACGTAGCAAATGGCTCGGTGACCCTTATTCCGTGGGATCAATCGGATGTTCGTGTCGAATGTGAAGCAAAGGTGTACCGTGTGGAATCACCAGAGGAAGCGAAAAGCCTTTTTATCAAAGATGTGTTATTTTCGGTGGAAGGGGATAAACTACGTTTCGGGGCACAACAAAAATGGATGAAGGTTCAGGCAAAGGTATACGTGCCTTCAACTGATTTTGACCATATTCGCATTCGCATGTTTAACGGGCCGATTACAAGTGAGAACCTTGTGGTGGCGTCGTTTAAAGCAAAAACAGCAAATGGAAAAGTAGATGTATCGAACATTAAGGCATCAAAAGCAGAACTGGAAACAGCAAATGGGCAAATTTCCGTTCAACAAAGTCAAATGGAAGACTTTGAAGCGGAGACGATTAATGGAGCTATTAGAGTGGATGGTACTTATAAAAAGCTCGACCTCCAATCCTTTAACGGAAATATTGAATGTGAGCTGGCTGGAGACCAAAGTGATGTGGTGGTAGCCAAAGCAACAACAGGCTCCATCAAGGTGAAGGTACCCGCTTCATGGTCACTAAGTGGCGAACTAAAGTCCAATCTTGGTGGGTTCCAAGTAGACGTTGACGATATTTCAGTTGTAGAAAATAAAAGTGAAGTCGTTCAAAAAATGTTTAGTTTTAAATCTACAAGACCGCTGGATACCTTTACAACGATTCTTGCAGATACAAAGACCGGTTCGATTTCGTTGAAAAAAGTGAAATAA
- a CDS encoding DUF4870 domain-containing protein, translated as MNTNKVLAGMSYLSIFFAGFIFPLVVFLVSSSSYVKQHAKKAFLSHLIPIVPVPFLVGSAVYLDMTNQLTDTAPIAIIVGALLTGLIAIIVTIWNLVKAIKVFANEDY; from the coding sequence ATGAATACGAATAAAGTTTTGGCCGGTATGAGTTACTTGAGTATCTTTTTCGCTGGGTTTATTTTTCCATTGGTCGTATTTTTAGTTTCATCCAGTTCTTATGTCAAACAGCATGCGAAGAAAGCCTTTTTGTCGCATTTAATTCCAATTGTTCCCGTTCCGTTTCTAGTCGGTTCAGCGGTTTACCTAGATATGACCAACCAATTAACAGACACAGCACCGATTGCTATTATTGTCGGCGCGCTTTTAACTGGATTAATTGCCATCATCGTTACCATTTGGAATCTTGTAAAAGCGATTAAAGTCTTTGCGAATGAAGATTATTAG
- the uvrA gene encoding excinuclease ABC subunit UvrA, giving the protein MAMEKLIVKGARAHNLKDIDVTIPRDKLVVLTGLSGSGKSSLAFDTIYAEGQRRYVESLSAYARQFLGQMDKPDVDMIEGLSPAISIDQKTTSRNPRSTVGTVTEIYDYLRLLYARVGRPTCPNHGIEISSQTIEQMVDRIMEYPERTKLQVLAPIVSGRKGTHVKVFEDIKKQGFVRVRVDGEMLDLSDEIELEKNKKHTIEVVVDRIVVKEGVTARLADSLETALGLGEGKVIIDVIGEEELLFSEHHACPLCGFSITELEPRMFSFNSPFGACPDCDGLGSKLEVDVDLVVPNKELSLKQHAIAPWEPTSSQYYPQLLEAVCNHFGIDMNIPVKDIPKHLFEKVLFGSKEDDIYFRYENDFGQIREGYIQFEGVIRNVERRYKETSSDFIREQMEKYMAQHHCPTCKGDRLKKETLAVLINNHHIGKVTSFSIQEANNFFDHLDLTEKETKIANLILREIKERLGFLINVGLDYLTLNRAAGTLSGGEAQRIRLATQIGSRLTGVLYILDEPSIGLHQRDNDRLIDTLKNMRDIGNTLIVVEHDEDTMLAADYLIDVGPGAGVHGGQIVSAGTPQEVMDDPNSLTGQYLAGKKFIPLPIERRKSDGRYVEIKGAKENNLNNVNVKFPLGMFIAVTGVSGSGKSTLINEILHKSLAQKLNRAKTKPGEHREIKGIEHLDKVIDIDQSPIGRTPRSNPATYTGVFDDVRDVFAATNEAKVRGYKKGRFSFNVKGGRCEACRGDGIIKIEMHFLPDVYVPCEVCHGKRYNRETLEVKYKGKNISDVLDMTVEDALVYFENIPKIKRKLQTIHDVGLGYITLGQPATTLSGGEAQRVKLASELHRRSTGRSFYILDEPTTGLHVDDISRLLVVLQRLVENGDTVLVIEHNLDVIKAADYIIDLGPEGGDKGGTIIAMGTPEQVAEVPISYTGKYLKPILDRDRERMKKQIQQKEEQVTNV; this is encoded by the coding sequence ATGGCAATGGAAAAGCTCATAGTTAAAGGGGCTAGAGCTCATAATTTAAAGGATATAGATGTGACCATTCCGCGAGATAAGCTCGTCGTACTGACTGGACTTTCAGGCTCGGGGAAATCCTCTCTTGCATTTGATACCATTTATGCAGAGGGGCAGCGACGTTATGTAGAATCACTATCAGCGTACGCAAGACAGTTTTTAGGACAAATGGATAAGCCTGATGTTGATATGATTGAAGGACTATCACCCGCTATTTCGATTGACCAGAAGACAACCAGTCGTAACCCGCGATCGACTGTAGGAACAGTTACCGAGATTTATGATTATTTACGTTTATTATATGCAAGAGTGGGTCGACCGACCTGTCCGAATCACGGGATTGAAATTAGCTCACAAACGATCGAGCAAATGGTCGACCGAATTATGGAGTATCCTGAACGAACAAAGCTCCAAGTGCTTGCCCCAATTGTTTCTGGTCGCAAGGGGACACATGTAAAGGTTTTTGAAGATATTAAAAAGCAAGGCTTTGTTCGTGTACGTGTAGACGGAGAAATGCTTGATCTTTCAGATGAAATTGAGCTGGAGAAAAATAAAAAGCATACGATTGAAGTGGTAGTTGACCGTATTGTCGTCAAAGAGGGAGTCACTGCCCGTCTCGCTGATTCCCTTGAAACCGCTCTTGGCCTTGGTGAAGGAAAAGTGATTATTGATGTTATTGGCGAAGAGGAGCTGCTATTCAGCGAACACCATGCCTGTCCATTATGTGGCTTTTCAATTACAGAGCTTGAACCTCGTATGTTCTCCTTTAACAGTCCGTTCGGTGCATGTCCTGACTGTGATGGATTAGGATCAAAGCTTGAAGTGGATGTGGACCTTGTTGTTCCGAATAAAGAGTTATCCTTAAAACAGCATGCCATCGCACCGTGGGAGCCGACAAGCTCTCAGTACTATCCACAGCTATTAGAAGCAGTGTGTAACCACTTTGGAATTGATATGAATATTCCTGTGAAGGATATTCCAAAGCATTTGTTTGAAAAAGTGCTATTTGGATCAAAAGAAGATGATATATACTTCCGTTACGAAAATGACTTCGGTCAAATCCGTGAAGGCTATATTCAATTCGAAGGTGTCATTCGAAATGTGGAGCGCCGTTACAAGGAGACAAGCTCTGATTTTATTCGTGAGCAAATGGAAAAGTACATGGCTCAGCATCACTGTCCGACTTGTAAAGGGGACCGCCTGAAGAAGGAAACATTAGCGGTGCTAATCAACAACCACCATATTGGTAAAGTGACGTCCTTCTCGATTCAAGAAGCTAATAATTTCTTTGACCATCTCGATTTAACGGAAAAAGAAACAAAAATCGCTAACTTAATTCTTCGTGAAATTAAAGAGCGTCTAGGTTTCTTAATCAATGTAGGACTTGATTATTTAACATTGAACCGTGCGGCGGGAACTTTATCTGGAGGAGAAGCACAACGGATTCGTTTAGCCACACAAATTGGTTCAAGATTAACCGGTGTGTTGTACATTCTAGATGAGCCATCCATTGGTCTTCACCAACGAGATAATGACCGATTAATTGATACGTTGAAAAATATGCGTGATATAGGAAACACACTGATCGTTGTTGAGCATGATGAAGATACGATGCTTGCTGCCGATTACCTAATTGATGTTGGCCCAGGGGCAGGAGTTCATGGAGGACAAATTGTTTCTGCTGGAACACCGCAGGAGGTTATGGACGATCCAAACTCGCTAACCGGTCAGTATTTAGCAGGTAAGAAATTTATTCCGCTACCAATTGAGCGGAGAAAAAGTGATGGTAGATACGTCGAGATTAAGGGCGCCAAGGAAAATAACTTGAACAATGTGAATGTAAAGTTCCCGCTTGGGATGTTCATTGCGGTAACAGGTGTTTCTGGTTCAGGAAAAAGTACATTGATTAATGAAATTCTTCATAAATCATTAGCTCAAAAGCTGAATCGCGCAAAAACAAAACCTGGTGAGCATCGAGAAATCAAAGGGATTGAGCATCTTGATAAGGTCATAGATATCGACCAATCACCAATTGGTCGTACACCAAGATCCAACCCAGCGACATATACTGGGGTGTTCGACGATGTTCGTGATGTGTTTGCAGCAACAAATGAAGCAAAGGTTCGAGGCTACAAAAAAGGTCGCTTTAGCTTTAACGTCAAAGGTGGCCGATGTGAGGCATGCCGCGGAGACGGAATTATCAAAATCGAAATGCACTTTTTGCCGGATGTTTATGTCCCTTGTGAAGTGTGTCACGGCAAACGCTACAATCGTGAAACGCTAGAAGTAAAATATAAGGGCAAGAATATTTCGGATGTACTAGATATGACGGTGGAAGATGCACTCGTTTATTTCGAAAATATCCCTAAAATTAAGAGGAAGCTTCAGACCATCCACGATGTGGGTCTTGGTTACATTACGCTCGGTCAACCTGCCACAACTTTATCTGGTGGGGAGGCGCAAAGGGTAAAGCTTGCGTCTGAGCTTCATCGCCGTTCTACTGGTCGCTCGTTCTATATTCTCGATGAGCCGACCACAGGGTTACATGTAGATGATATTTCACGATTACTTGTCGTCCTACAGCGCCTGGTGGAAAACGGTGATACGGTGTTGGTCATTGAGCACAATCTCGATGTCATTAAAGCGGCCGACTATATTATCGACCTCGGACCAGAGGGTGGCGATAAGGGCGGTACCATTATTGCGATGGGAACCCCGGAACAAGTAGCTGAAGTACCAATTTCGTATACAGGGAAATACTTAAAGCCGATTCTCGACCGTGATCGTGAGAGAATGAAGAAACAAATTCAGCAAAAGGAAGAGCAAGTAACTAATGTGTAA
- the uvrB gene encoding excinuclease ABC subunit UvrB: MKDQFELVSKYSPQGDQPAAIQRIVDGIHNGEKRQTLLGATGTGKTFTISNVIKEVNKPTLVIAHNKTLAGQLYSEFKEFFPNNAVEYFVSYYDYYQPEAYVPSTDTFIEKDASINDEIDKLRHSATSSLFERKDVIIIASVSCIYGLGSPEEYRDLVLSLRTGMEIERNQLLHRLVDIQYERNDINFQRGTFRVRGDVVEIFPASRDEHCLRVELFGDEIDRIREVDALTGEILGEREHVAIFPASHFVTREEKLLVAIENIEKELEERLADMRENGKLLEAQRLEQRTRYDLEMMREMGFCSGIENYSRHLTLRPPGSTPYTLIDYFPEDFLIVVDESHVTLPQIRGMFNGDQARKQVLVDHGFRLPSAMDNRPLTFTEFEEKINQIVFVSATPGPYELEHTPEMVQQIIRPTGLLDPTIDVRPIEGQIDDLIGEIHERIKRNERVLVTTLTKKMSEDLTDYLKEIGIKVQYLHSEVKTLERIEIIRELRLGKYDVLIGINLLREGLDIPEVSLVAILDADKEGFLRSERSLIQTIGRAARNSQGHVVMYADRMTNSMELAISETKRRRAIQEEYNEKHGITPMTIQKGIRDAIRATHAAEDEAEYKTTEKLTKLTKKERDKLIEDMEKEMKEAAKALNFERAAELRDLILELKAEG, encoded by the coding sequence GTGAAGGACCAATTTGAATTAGTCTCTAAATACTCACCACAAGGAGATCAGCCAGCAGCAATTCAAAGAATTGTTGATGGAATACATAACGGTGAAAAACGTCAGACGTTGCTCGGAGCAACAGGGACTGGAAAAACATTCACGATCTCCAATGTCATTAAAGAAGTAAATAAGCCGACACTTGTGATCGCTCACAATAAAACGCTTGCTGGCCAGCTCTATAGCGAGTTTAAGGAGTTTTTTCCGAATAATGCCGTCGAGTATTTTGTTAGTTATTACGATTACTATCAGCCAGAAGCGTATGTTCCTTCAACGGATACATTTATAGAAAAAGATGCTAGCATCAATGACGAAATTGATAAGCTTCGTCACTCGGCTACATCCTCTTTGTTTGAGAGAAAAGATGTCATCATCATCGCGAGTGTTTCTTGCATTTACGGTCTCGGTTCTCCTGAGGAATATCGAGATCTTGTGCTGTCACTAAGAACAGGGATGGAAATTGAACGAAATCAACTCCTGCATCGCTTAGTAGATATTCAATATGAAAGAAATGATATTAATTTTCAGCGCGGAACGTTCCGTGTTCGTGGCGATGTGGTCGAGATTTTCCCGGCTTCACGTGATGAGCATTGCTTGCGTGTGGAGCTATTTGGTGATGAAATTGATCGCATTCGAGAGGTTGATGCATTAACAGGGGAGATTCTTGGAGAAAGAGAACATGTTGCTATTTTCCCAGCTTCTCACTTCGTTACACGTGAAGAAAAGCTCCTTGTTGCCATTGAAAATATCGAAAAGGAGCTCGAAGAACGTCTAGCGGACATGCGTGAAAACGGAAAGCTTCTTGAGGCCCAGCGATTAGAGCAACGAACACGTTACGATTTAGAAATGATGAGGGAGATGGGCTTCTGTTCTGGAATTGAGAACTACTCCCGACATCTAACTCTAAGACCACCTGGGTCAACACCGTATACATTGATCGATTATTTTCCAGAAGACTTCTTGATTGTCGTCGATGAGTCGCATGTAACGTTGCCTCAAATACGTGGGATGTTCAACGGGGACCAAGCGCGTAAGCAGGTTCTCGTGGATCATGGATTCCGTTTGCCTTCAGCGATGGATAACCGACCGTTAACGTTTACAGAATTTGAGGAGAAGATCAATCAAATTGTGTTTGTATCGGCAACACCGGGACCATATGAGCTTGAGCATACGCCAGAAATGGTTCAACAAATCATTCGTCCAACAGGATTGCTTGATCCAACGATTGACGTTCGTCCGATTGAAGGGCAAATTGATGACCTCATTGGCGAAATTCATGAGCGGATTAAGAGGAATGAACGCGTTCTTGTCACAACGTTAACAAAAAAGATGTCCGAGGATTTAACAGATTACTTGAAAGAAATTGGTATCAAGGTACAATATCTACACTCTGAAGTAAAAACGCTCGAAAGAATTGAAATCATTCGTGAGCTACGACTAGGAAAATATGATGTTCTCATAGGGATTAACCTGTTAAGAGAAGGACTTGATATTCCTGAGGTTTCGTTAGTAGCCATTTTGGATGCAGACAAGGAAGGCTTCCTTCGTTCAGAACGTTCGTTAATCCAAACCATTGGTCGTGCAGCACGTAATTCCCAAGGTCATGTGGTTATGTATGCGGATCGAATGACAAATTCTATGGAGCTTGCGATATCAGAGACCAAACGCCGTCGTGCCATCCAAGAAGAGTACAATGAAAAGCATGGTATCACACCAATGACGATCCAAAAAGGTATTCGAGATGCCATTCGTGCGACGCATGCGGCTGAGGACGAAGCAGAGTATAAGACAACAGAAAAGCTTACAAAGCTTACGAAAAAAGAGCGTGATAAGCTGATTGAGGATATGGAGAAGGAAATGAAAGAAGCTGCGAAGGCGCTAAACTTCGAGAGAGCTGCAGAGCTTCGCGATTTAATATTAGAGTTGAAAGCGGAAGGATGA
- a CDS encoding CsbA family protein — MKYVLGLFIPGALVIFFTRVTYSHVIGLLLTVALIAASVYKGYTDSLSLIIVDALSLTVGFAYSKMVRERAKKRS, encoded by the coding sequence ATGAAGTATGTATTGGGTCTTTTTATCCCTGGTGCTCTCGTTATTTTTTTCACAAGAGTTACATACAGCCATGTGATTGGTTTATTGCTGACAGTTGCACTAATAGCTGCATCGGTTTATAAGGGTTATACCGATTCCTTATCGCTCATTATTGTAGATGCATTGTCTTTAACGGTGGGGTTTGCCTACTCGAAAATGGTTCGAGAGAGGGCAAAAAAACGATCGTAG
- a CDS encoding alpha/beta-type small acid-soluble spore protein translates to MARKRRPLIPEAREALDSLKADVMKQRGYVVSKDNPDQVKYEVAADMHIPLSRGNNGNLTSHQAGKIGGQIGGSMVKEMVRLAQERMRNESLE, encoded by the coding sequence ATGGCTAGAAAAAGACGTCCATTAATCCCGGAGGCTAGAGAGGCATTAGATTCACTAAAAGCAGATGTCATGAAACAGAGAGGATATGTGGTGTCAAAAGATAACCCGGATCAGGTTAAATACGAAGTGGCAGCGGATATGCATATTCCACTTAGTAGAGGCAATAACGGAAATCTTACCTCCCATCAAGCAGGAAAGATCGGTGGTCAAATTGGTGGAAGCATGGTCAAAGAAATGGTCCGACTTGCACAAGAAAGAATGAGAAATGAATCGTTAGAATAG